One stretch of Lysobacter sp. TY2-98 DNA includes these proteins:
- a CDS encoding TonB-dependent receptor has protein sequence MTFKTSTLRDAITLALAVGTVAGTGAAFAQNAPADDSKKAQELGRVEVTGSRIRRAESETSQPIISLNREEIQAQGLTSVGDVIQNLAANGSTLNTTFNNGGNGETRVNLRNLGSSRTLVLVNGRRWVGGTGLGGAVDLNTIPTAAVERIEVLKAGASSIYGSDAIAGVVNVILRTDYQGAELNAYVGMFDKGDGNKESFDFTIGTSDDRFSAMFGAGYVKEEPVMAGDREISSEPVYHTGTAFGSTTTPFGRYALCRGTINPVTGACSIAETRPNGTSGQFTYNPGQSGTNWRNFSSPADLYNFAPENYLLTPQERKSIFGRASVNLTDNVSAFITATYNNRRSEQLLAAMPITLGTATTATQARTVSVSQFSMYNPFGAPVSRIQRRTTETGGRSFNQNVDTFGFNGGLEGSFERWNRYFTWDAGMVYGRNDENDTTYGLFNILALKNALGPSEMRNGVPVCVTAPGGAVIPGCVPMNILGATGSITPEMLAYSSFVAHDELSYKMKDYYANITGEIAELPGGMLAFAAGLEHRTESGYDSPDALINSGNTTGNARTATSGGYSIDEGYLELSVPLLKDVPGAKQLEFDLSSRVSDYSNFGRTVNSAFGFKWRPIDEVMVRGNWAEGFRAPSILELYRGVADSFPAIQDPCSTTFGGKYNTLDATQKARCNAQGVPAAGYDQGNSQIRISVGGNPNLGPETSTTKTLGVVWSPKFIPGSFDVSLDWWRIELRNTITRFSGQFILDQCILNGIQPFCNQYSRSAGGVVNSLLSSGVNIGANNIEGWDLTANYRLPEQSWGKLSFTLDTTYQSLNESDNDGDGDIDALDGGSVVGEYQDRNNNWRIRANLMTRWEKGDFGATWFTRYYSRQDEPCRFIGSANDLGFGQLCNKATVNGAGIVQPGSENSIGGTTYTDVSAYWKAPWNAKVTLGVNNVFAKDPPTAFTAFANSFDPQYEVPGRFFYLSYNQKF, from the coding sequence ATGACGTTCAAGACATCCACGCTCCGCGACGCGATCACTCTCGCGCTCGCCGTGGGCACCGTCGCCGGCACGGGCGCGGCGTTCGCACAGAACGCTCCGGCCGACGACAGCAAGAAGGCTCAGGAGCTGGGCCGCGTCGAAGTGACCGGTTCGCGCATCCGCCGCGCCGAGTCCGAGACCTCCCAGCCGATCATTTCGCTCAACCGCGAAGAGATCCAGGCCCAGGGCCTGACCTCGGTCGGCGACGTGATCCAGAACCTCGCCGCCAACGGTTCCACGCTCAACACCACCTTCAACAACGGTGGTAACGGCGAGACCCGCGTCAATCTGCGCAACCTCGGCTCGAGCCGTACCCTCGTCCTCGTCAACGGCCGTCGCTGGGTCGGTGGCACGGGCCTGGGTGGCGCGGTCGACCTCAACACCATCCCGACCGCCGCGGTCGAGCGCATCGAAGTCCTGAAGGCCGGCGCCTCGTCGATCTACGGCTCCGACGCGATCGCGGGCGTGGTCAACGTCATCCTGCGCACCGACTACCAGGGCGCCGAACTCAACGCCTACGTAGGCATGTTCGACAAGGGCGACGGCAACAAGGAATCGTTCGACTTCACCATCGGCACCTCCGACGACCGCTTCAGCGCCATGTTCGGCGCCGGCTACGTCAAGGAAGAGCCGGTCATGGCCGGCGATCGCGAGATCTCGTCTGAGCCGGTCTACCACACGGGCACCGCGTTCGGCAGCACGACGACCCCGTTTGGCCGTTACGCCCTGTGTCGCGGGACGATCAACCCGGTTACGGGCGCATGCTCGATTGCCGAAACCCGTCCGAACGGCACCAGCGGTCAGTTCACCTACAATCCGGGCCAGAGCGGCACCAACTGGCGCAACTTCAGCTCGCCGGCGGACCTGTATAACTTCGCGCCCGAGAACTACCTGCTGACTCCGCAGGAGCGCAAGTCGATCTTCGGCCGCGCTTCGGTCAATCTGACGGACAACGTCAGCGCCTTCATCACCGCGACCTACAACAACCGTCGTTCGGAGCAGCTGCTCGCGGCGATGCCGATTACGCTCGGCACCGCAACGACTGCGACGCAGGCGCGCACGGTCAGCGTCAGCCAGTTCAGCATGTACAACCCGTTCGGTGCGCCGGTGTCGCGCATCCAGCGCCGTACGACGGAGACGGGCGGTCGTTCGTTCAATCAGAATGTCGACACGTTCGGCTTCAACGGCGGCCTGGAAGGCTCGTTCGAGCGTTGGAACCGTTACTTCACGTGGGACGCGGGCATGGTGTATGGCCGCAACGACGAGAACGACACGACCTACGGTCTGTTCAATATCCTCGCGCTGAAGAACGCGCTGGGTCCGTCCGAGATGCGTAACGGCGTGCCAGTGTGCGTCACGGCTCCCGGCGGTGCAGTGATTCCAGGCTGCGTGCCGATGAACATCCTTGGTGCGACCGGTTCGATCACGCCGGAAATGCTGGCGTACTCCTCCTTCGTGGCGCACGACGAACTGTCGTACAAGATGAAGGATTACTACGCCAACATCACCGGCGAAATCGCCGAGCTGCCGGGTGGCATGCTGGCATTCGCGGCCGGCCTCGAACACCGCACCGAATCCGGCTACGACTCGCCGGATGCACTGATCAACTCCGGCAACACCACCGGTAACGCGCGCACCGCGACTTCGGGTGGCTACTCGATCGACGAGGGCTACCTGGAACTCTCGGTCCCGCTGTTGAAGGACGTTCCGGGCGCCAAGCAGCTCGAGTTCGACCTGTCCTCGCGCGTGTCGGACTACAGCAACTTCGGCCGCACCGTGAACTCGGCGTTCGGCTTCAAGTGGCGTCCCATCGACGAAGTGATGGTTCGCGGCAACTGGGCGGAAGGCTTCCGCGCACCCTCGATCCTCGAGCTCTATCGCGGCGTCGCGGACTCGTTCCCGGCAATCCAGGACCCCTGCTCCACGACGTTCGGCGGCAAGTACAACACGTTGGACGCTACGCAGAAGGCCCGCTGCAACGCGCAGGGCGTGCCGGCAGCAGGCTACGACCAGGGCAACTCGCAGATCCGCATCAGCGTCGGCGGCAACCCGAACCTCGGACCGGAGACGTCGACGACCAAGACGCTTGGTGTCGTATGGAGCCCGAAGTTCATCCCGGGTTCGTTCGATGTCTCATTGGATTGGTGGCGCATCGAACTGCGCAACACGATCACCCGCTTCTCGGGTCAGTTCATCCTCGACCAATGCATCCTCAACGGCATCCAGCCGTTCTGCAATCAGTACTCGCGCAGCGCGGGCGGCGTGGTCAACTCGCTGTTGTCGAGCGGCGTGAACATTGGCGCCAATAACATCGAAGGCTGGGACCTCACCGCGAACTACCGCCTGCCGGAGCAGAGCTGGGGCAAGTTGTCGTTCACGCTTGACACGACCTACCAATCGCTCAACGAGTCCGATAACGACGGCGACGGCGACATCGACGCTCTCGACGGCGGCAGCGTGGTCGGCGAGTACCAGGATCGCAACAACAACTGGCGCATCCGTGCAAACCTGATGACGCGTTGGGAGAAGGGCGATTTTGGCGCGACCTGGTTCACGCGTTATTACTCGCGCCAGGACGAGCCGTGCCGCTTCATCGGCAGCGCGAACGACCTCGGCTTCGGCCAGCTCTGCAACAAGGCCACTGTCAACGGAGCGGGAATCGTGCAGCCGGGTTCCGAGAACTCGATCGGCGGCACGACCTACACCGATGTGAGCGCGTATTGGAAGGCGCCTTGGAACGCAAAGGTCACGCTTGGCGTGAACAATGTGTTCGCGAAGGATCCGCCGACCGCGTTCACGGCGTTCGCCAACTCGTTCGATCCTCAGTACGAAGTCCCGGGTCGCTTCTTCTACCTGTCGTACAACCAGAAGTTCTGA